GTCCTGGAGTCTGCATACACCTGCCTTTGTACAGGTCATGCAGTCAAGGGGATGCATGGATACAATCAGGTCTATAACGAATTTTCTAATCTCATCTATTTCTGGTGTTCTGGTCTTTACAACCATGCCATCCTTCACCTTCATGGTGCAGGCAATCATTGGGCCCTTTGTGCCTTCTATCTCTACCATACATAGTCTACAGGCACCTATTCCGCGCATGCCCTTCAGATAGCAGAGATTTGGTATATGAATACCTGCAATATCTGCTGCATCTATTAAGTTAATTCCCTCTGGAACCTGGATTTTTTTGCCATCAATTGTGATATTCACAAGGTTTGTCATCTATGCCTCCTTTATATTGATCATTTATAATATATATTATTTTTGAGCAAGGGTAAGACCCCTTTCAAATACTGCCTTGCTTTCGAGTACAATGGCTCCGGTTGGACAGACCTTTATACATTCTCCACACCTTGTGCACCTCTTCTGCCTTATCTCAAAGGGAAGATAGCCACTCAGGAAGGGCTTCTTCTTTTCCCCGAGTATGGCATTGAATTTACAGACATCCTGGCAGGCTCCGCATATTATGCAGAGCTCAGGTATTATCCTGTATCTTATGAGGCCCTTACACTCCATCTGAGGACATTCTGCCTGAATGTGAGCCTCAAAGACACCTGTATCAATCCATTCAAGAACAAATCTTGCTGTATCCTTCCCTTTCTTGCACATAGAGGCAACAAGCATGTATTTCATTATCATTTTCAGTGCTCTTATGTCTTGCTCTGAGCCTTCACCCATCTGGAGTCTTTCAAGCCTGAGCCTTGCCTCATAGGTACCCATCTCGCAGGGAAAACACCTTCCGCACATCGGACCATTAAGAAATTCAGTAATATAATAAAGGGATCTGCCCACAGGACATTTTATTGAAGCTTCAGCCTCCTTTTTAATATCCTCTACCTTTTTTTCTCTTACTTCCATGTTATTACCTCTCCACAGTTTGAAATTAATATATATGGTCTGCAAAGTAACATATTTCAGGCATAAGGTATTTAACTACATCTCTAAAAGAAATTACACCTGCAACCCTGCCCTCTCTCATTACAGGAAGATGTCTTATATTTTTCTGACACATTACACTTAGGACAACGTTAACATCTGTGCTCTCATCGAAGGTCACAGGATCAGGGGTCATCACCTCTGAAATAATTCCTGTCTCAAAGGAAATTTTTTTCGCATATAAATGAACCACATCTCTTTCTGTAAATATGCCTACAAGCTTCTCTCCATCCATAACGAGCACGTCTCCAATGTTTTTTTCAGCCATAAGCCTGATAGCATCTCCTATCCGTGTACCAGGACTTACAGAAACTATCTCCTTGTTCTTTTTTGCTACCAGAAGTTCTCTGAGCTTCATAGTTCCTCCTTTTACTTTACCTTTACACTGTCTTTTGCTTTTTCAATCTTTACCGCACCTATTGGACAGGCTAGATAACAGGCCCTGCACTTTGTACAGTAATCCTGGTCTATAAATAATCTGTCTCTGTAATCCTTTATTGCATCAAAGGCACAGGCTTTCTGGCAGAGACCACAGAGAAAACATTCCTCTCTATCAATAATATATACACCCAGTCCTTTACATTCCTTTGCTCTGCAGTATTTTTCAAAAATATGCTCCTCGTATTCTTCTCTAAAGTATTTTATTGTTGAAAGAACAGGATTGGGTGCGCTCTGACCAAGTCCGCACAGAGAGCTTTTCTGGATATGCCTTCCCAGTTCCTCAAGTCTTTCTATATCTCCTTTTTCTCCTCTGCCATTCGTGATACGCTCTAATATCTGCAACATCTGGTATGTACCTACCCTGCAGGGAGGACATTTTCCGCAGGATTCGGACTGGCAGAAAGAAAGAAAATATTTAGCTATATCAACCATACAGCTTTCCTCATCAAGTACTATCATTCCACCTGAACCCATCATTGAACCTGCTTTTGTTAGAGTATCAAAATCTACTGAGAGGTCAAGAAGGCTTTCGGGAAGGCATCCACCTGAAGGACCTCCTGTCTGGATTGCCTTGAATTTTTTATTTCCAATAATTCCTCCTCCAATATCATAAACAATCTCTCTGAGGGAAATACCCATCGGCACCTCAACAAGGCAGGAATTCTTAACCTTTCCTGCAAGGGCAAAGACCTTTGTTCCTGGAGAATCTTTTGTACCAATTGAGAGGAAATAATCAGCACCCCTTTCTATAATGATAGGGACATTGGCAAAGGTCTCAATATTGTTAAGATTTGTTGGATAACCCCACACTCCACCTCCTACATCTGATAATCTTGGTGGCCTCGGTCTTGGAAATCCCCTGTACCCCTCTATAGAGGCTATTAATGCTGTAGACTCTCCACAGACAAAGGCACCAGCACCCCTTCTTATCTCTATGTCAAAATTAAAACCTGTACCAAGTATATTTTCTCCCAGTAGTCCAAGCTCTCTTGCCTGAGAGATGGCTACACCTAGATTTTCTACTGCTACAGGATATTCATCCCTTACATAGATAAATCCATACTGGGCTCCTATTGCATAAGCGCATATTATCATTCCCTCTATAACGCTGTGAGGATTGCCTTCCATGATGGCTCTATCCATAAAGGCTCCGGGATCTCCTTCATCACCATTGGCAACCACAAATTTTATCTTGCTCTTTGAATTCTTAGTATGTCTCCACTTTTTGCCCGCAGGAAAGCCTGCTCCACCCCTTCCTCTGAGGTTTGCCCTGTCAATCTCATCAAGGACATCATCAGGAGTCATAAAAAAGAGAGCCTTTTCCAGTGCTGAATAACCATTAACCCTTATATAATCTTCTATTGACTTTGGGTCTATCAGACCATTATGGCGGAGTACCAGTCTTAACTGTTTTTTGTAAAGCGGAATATCCTCTATCCTTGCGATGGGTTCATGTAGTATGTCATCCCTGTATAAAAGAGGTCTGAAAAATGTTTTACCTTCTAGTGTATAACTCATTAGATTGGGTACAGTCTCAGGTCTCACCATGGTATAGAAAATTCCTGAAGGCTCTATCTTGAGATTTGGACTTTTTGAACACATTCCCCTGCAACCTGTAATTTTGACTTCAAAGTCCACACCTCTTTTCCTCGCCTCTTCAGTTATCCTGTCTGCTACCTTCAATGAACCAGATGCCCTGCAGGCACTACCTCCACATACAAGAAAGGTTAAAGCCTTCTTTGTTTTCTGCAAACTTTCTCTTAAATTTCTTAGCTCATCTAAATTTCTGAGCCTTTCCATATTTTCTCTTCCTTTTCTTTTTTTATCTTTACGGCATCTATCGGACAGGCTTCATAACAGGCCTTGCACTTAGTGCAGTAATCCTGGTCTATGAAATATCTATCTTTATACTCTTTAATCGCATCAAAGGCACAGGCTTCCTTACATAATCCGCAGAGGAAGCATTCTTTTTCATCTATTACATAAAGACCTATACCCCTGCATACCTTTGCCCTGCAGTATTTGTTAGTTATATGTTCCTCGTATTCTTCTCTAAAGTATTTTATCGTAGATAACACTGGATTGGGCGCTGTCTTTCCCAGTCCACATAGCGAGGCCTTTTTGACACTGTTGCCGAGTGATTCAAGCCTCTCTATATCACCGGGTTCACCTTCCCCTCTAACAATCCTTTCAAGAATCTGTAGCATCTGATAGGTACCTATTCTGCAGGGAGGACATTTTCCACAGGATTCCTGCTGAGTGAAGGATAGAAAGAACCTTGCCACTTCAACCATACAGTCTGTCTCATCCATAACCACTAGACCACCTGAACCCATCATAGAACCTATCTCAAAGAGTGAGTCAAAATCTATCTCTGTATCTATAAGATGAGCAGGTATACAGCCACCTGATGGTCCTCCTGTCTGAACCGCCTTGAGTTTTCTATCGTTCAATATACCTCCACCGATGTCATAGATTATCTCTCTGAGTGTAATACCCATTGGAATCTCGATAAGGCCTGTATTCTTAATCTTACCTGTGAGGGCAAAGACCTTCGTTCCCTTGCTTCCAGCCGTACCCATACTGGCATAGTTTTGACTTCCCACTCTGATAATATATGGAACATTGGCAAATGTCTCAACGTTATTAATGCAGGTGGGGTAGGACCATAGGCCTTTTTCTGCAGGAAATGGTGGTTTCTGACTGGGGAAACCCCTTTTACCTTCAATGGATGCAAGAAGAGCAGTCTCTTCACCACACACAAAAGCACCTGCTCCTTCCCTTATAAAAATATCGAAACTGAATCCAGAGTCGAGGATATTTTCACCCAGCAGTCCGAGCTCTCTTGCCTGATTTATCGCTATGTGTAAATTCTTAACCGCAAGTGGATATTCATGCCTCACATATATGAAGCCGTATTTTGCACCTACTGCATAGGCACATATCATCATTCCCTCTATCAGGGAATGGGGATCTCCTTCCATTATTGAACGATCCATGAAGGCTCCGGGATCTCCTTCATCACCATTCGCTACTACTAGCTTTATTAAAGAGGGTGCCTTTCTTACAACATCCCACTTAACTCCTGTAAGAAAGCCTGCACCTCCTCTGCCCCTCAATCCGGAATTCGTGATCTCCTCTATAATCTCTTCAGGTGTCATTGAAGAAATAGCCTTTGCAAAGGCCTCATAACCATTGTATTTAATGTACTGAAAGATATTACGGGGATCAATCCTCTCATTATTCCTGAGGACTATCCTCTTCTGTTTTTTATAAAAGGGAACTTCATCCATGTGAAATACAGGTTGGGTTAAGGTACTATCTCTGTAAAGGAGCTCTCTCACAGGGATATTACCCTTTAAAGTATAGTTTATAATTTTTGGAACATGCTCAGGGGTTATTCTCTGGTAAAAGTAACCCTGTGGATCTATCTGCATTAGAGGTCCTTTCTGACATAGTCCCTGACAGCCTGTTTTTACAATCTCAAGATCAATCTTATTTGCAGCACTCTCAGAGAGTATTGCTTCTATTACCCTGTGTGAACCCATTGCTGTACAGGCTGTTCCACAACATATTCTTACCCTGGGTTTTTCACTTGCACTGTCATGCTCCAGTTTTTCCCTGAGTTTTTTTAAATCTCCGATACTTCTCAATCTCTCCATTACTTACCTGCCTTAATGGCCTCAACTATTTCATCTACCTTTTTAGGGTCAACAGATCCTATAATCTCATTATTTAAGGTGATGACAGGTGCAAGACCGCAGCAGCCCACACAACCAACAGTCTCAAGCGTTACAGAAAGGTCGGGGGTTGTTTCACCTTCATCAACATGAAGTGTATCTTTTAATTTTTCAAGAACCTTTGATGCACCCCTTACATGACAGGCAGTTCCCATGCACACACAGACCACATTTTTTCCTCGGGGTTTAAAATAAAAATGTTTGTAAAAAGAGGCTGTGCTGTAAATATCAGCAAGGGGGATCTGTAGCTTTTTTGAGAGTTTTCGTAATACATCCTCAGGAAGATAATTGTACTCCTTCTGTATCTCCTGAAGGGCGTGTATAAGAAGCCCCCTTCTTTTCTGCTGGAGGGTTAGTATCTCAGCTGCACTCCTGTAAGAAGAATCAATTATTTCATCATTCAGCTCTTCTATTTTCATCTTACCTCCCTGTAGTGTCAGGCCATATGCTGACCTTTTTTCTTATTGTTACATATGGTTACACTATTACTTAGGGTAACGATTCTAAATATTTATTATTTTAGCACAAAAATTTAGTCTTTCATTATTTTTTTATTTTATAAGTTTATTACTCAACCTGGCTTTTTATTGACCTGGCAATTGAGAGACCTATACCAGAAACCTTGGCGAGTTCATTTAGGGAAGAGCTTTTGATGTGTTCCCTTGTTCTGAATCCAGCATTGTAAAGACTCCTTGCCCTTATTCTTCCTATACCTTTAAGGGTAATTAGTTCAAGGAGTTCTTCCTTTATACCATAACTCATTCTAAGCCTTAGTAAAGAAACAGGTTTTAAAAGATGCTTGAGGGAGAAGATCTTGGCAATCTCTTCTGCACAATAAAGGAGCCACTCTGCAAGCTCTACAATTGTATGAAGGTCTCCTGGACCTATGCTGTATTTAGAAGAGATCTCATCCTCTGTCTTTTCTTCTATCCAGTCAACAAGGCAGAGGGCTGTTTTCAGCTCAGAAAGAACCTGTTCAAAGGGATATTCTTCTGTATCGATCAGAAGCTCTTTCTCATATTTATAATAGGCATTAAGCATATCATCCATTTCTCTTTCCTTTACAGCAAGGTTCATCATATCAGGTGTATGGCATATAATATGAATAATAGAAATCAATCTCTTGGGCTTAGGACTCTTAAGGGCATCCCTAAGTATTACACCTGTAAGAGGGTCTATATACAGCTCTGAGACCCTTTTTCCAAAGGGTGTTGGTCTTAAATAACCAGAGGTCTCTGTAATAAGACCTTGTTCTTTGAGAAAGCTGATAATCCTTTTGGTAATTCTGAATATTCCTTCTGTATCCCTCTGGTATCCGTAAAAAGTATTTTTAAGAAAGTTCCTTATCTCATCCTCCTTCATGGTGAAAAGCCCTGCTATTGATGAAAGTATATGGACCCTGAGCACAGATTCATCTGCCAGCTGCGATTCTATTGCCTCGGGCTCGCCCTTGATATAATTTTCTACTATAAATCTCTCATCGCTTCTTGACCTTGCGATCATTATGGACTGTCCATAACTGTCATAACCTGGTCTTCCTGCCCTTCCTGACATCTGTTTTACCTCCATTACTGGTATGGGCTCAATACCCCTTGCAGACTCATACCTCTTCCAGTCCTTTATTATTACTGTCCTTGAAGGAAGATTAAGGCCCATTGCAAGGGTTGTTGTGGAAACAAGAATACTTATCTTACCCTCTCTGAAGGCATCTTCGACAAGGCCTCTATGCTCAGAAAGAAGTCCTGCATGATGGAAGGCTGCTCCACCTTTTAAGGTCTCTGCGAGTCTCTTTGACAGCCTTGTTGGCTCTCCTGTAGAAAGGACATCCATTGATATTTTTTCAAGAATGGAACTGTCACTTTCAGAAATCCTGCTTCTGAGAGACTCTGAACACTTCTCAGCAAGGGATTCTGCTGATCTTCTTGTGTTTACGAATATGAGAACCTGGCCTGATGCCTTTACTGTATCAAGGGCTATATCAAGTACCTCAATCTTTGAGGTCCTCTCTATCCACTTAATAGAACCATCATTGAAAAGCACAGCTCCATTAAAATATACGCCCTCCTTCAGAGGAACAGGTCTCCATCTTGATTCAACGAGCTCTGCTTTTAGCCAGTCAGCAATCTCAGAGGCATTTTTTATAGTAGCACTTAATCCTAGTATTCTTATATGAGGATAACTATCCCTAAGCCTTGTGAGGACAATCTCCAGTGTAGGTCCACGATGGCGGTCACCAAGAAGGTGAATCTCATCAACAACCACTAACCTTATATCACCCAGCCATGATGCATGGTGTCTTATAAGGGAATCAACCTTTTCATTGGTGGCTATGATTAAATCAGCCCTTTCGAGCCAGGGATCAGCGCTGTCATAATCACCAGTGCTCTGCATCACCTTCATACCCAGTCTCTCATATCTCTTTTTGAAATCATCATACTTCTGCCGTGCCAGAGCTCTAAGAGGAACAAGATAGAGTATCTTTCCGCCTTCTTCAAAGAAGACTTTCAGAAAAAGTATCTCAGCTATCAGGGTCTTCCCCGAGGCTGTTGGTGCAGATACAATAAAAGAGCTTTCAGTAGAAATGAGGCCCTTTTTTAATGCCTCTTCCTGAGGTGGATAGAGAACACTCACACCTGTGTTCTTAATGGCATCAATCAGCCTTTGATCAGCACCAAAGGACTTTAAATCCTCTATGGTCATGATTTAGAATATCATATTTATCTGCCAATCATTTTATAGCAGGAGGTGTGAATGGAAAGGTTTACTCTTCATCCAGAGGATTCTGTTCTTATAATAATTGATATTCAGGAAAGGCTTGCCCAGGTAATGGCTGAAAGGGAAAGGGTAATCAATAACTGCCTCCATCTCATTGAATTATCAAAATTACTGAACATACCGATTGTGATAACAGAGCAGTATCCTAAAGGCCTTGGCAGCACTGTGAAGGAAATCAGGGAGGCATTGCCTGAATATAAACCCTTTGAAAAGCTCTCATTCAACTGCTGCAGTGAGAAAGGTTTTATGGAGATAATTGAAGGTATAAAGAGAAAAAAGATGATAATTACTGGCATGGAGACACATATATGCGTCTTACAGACATGCCTTGGACTTCTTGAAAGAGGTCTTTATGTCCATGTAGTATCTGATGCAGTATGTTCAAGGTCAGAAGAAAATAAAAAAGCAGGTCTTGAATTCATGAGGGATGCTGGTGCAGCCATCACATGTACAGAGACAGTTCTATTTCAGGCATTAAGAATCGCAGGCACAGAGGAATTCAGGGTTATCTCAAAAAGGATAAAATAAAAATTCTCACCTAAAACTTTGCTCTTCCGAAGGGAAAAGCCCCTTTTCCACTTCTTCCTTATAAGTCTTGATTGCCCTGATTGCCTCTTCCTTAAGATTGGCATACCTCTTAACGAACTTTGGTGTGAATCTTTCAAAAAGCCCGAGGATATCGTGAATGACAAGTACCTGACCATCACAATAAGGGCCGGCTCCTATTCCTATGGTTGGAATGGATAACTTCTCTGTAATCTCCCTTGCAAGATCCATAGGTATTGCCTCAAGAACTATTGCAAAGACACCTGCATCCTGGAGCATAAGACTGTCTTCTATTAACTTTCTTCTCTGCTCCTCTGTCCTTCCCTGAACCTTAAATCCACCCATCCTGAGTATTGCCTGAGGAGTAAGCCCCACATGACCGAGCACCGGTATTTCTGCCTTTACTATTGCGCTGACCTGTGGAATAATCTCAGATCCGCCCTCTAACTTAACTGCCTGAGCTCCTGCCCCCTTGATAAATCTTCCTGCATTCCTTACAGCCTCTTCTATGCTTATCTGGTAACTGAGATAGGGCATACCTCCTATAACCATTGCATTCTTTGCTGCCCTCGCTACCATTGCTGTATGGTAGATCATCTCATCCATTGTAACAGGAAGGGTATTTTCCTTTCCCTGAACAACCATTCCAAGGGAATCTCCAACAAGGATCATATCTATACCTGCCTCATCAACTATCCTTGCAAAAGGGTAGTCATAGGCAGTAAGCATGGTAATCTTTCTGCCTTCAGCCTTTTTCTTCCAGAGTTCCTGAATGGTGATCATCTCTTAAATCAGTGCCTTATATATCTTGGTGCTATATCCAGACCTGAATTAAGTACTTTTAGTATATCCTTTATTAAAACAGGCATAGCGAAACTGAAAAAAATCTTTCATGCCCCGTTAATATACTAATTATACTGAAATTACTCTATTGAGTATAGCATATCATTTTCCTATACTGAATTTTGCTGCCTGTACTGTATTATACATGAGCATTGCTATTGTCATTGGACCTGCACCACCAGGTACAGGTGTTATGTAAGATGCCTTTTCCTTTGCTGCATCAAAATCCACATCACCAACAATCTTTCCATCAGGAGTTACATTTATACCTATATCAATCACAACTGCACCAGGTTTTATCATGTCACCTGTAATGAATTTTGCCTTTCCTATGGCAACGCAGAGTATATCAGCCCTCAGGCATTCTTCTTTAAGATCAGGTGTTCTTGAATGACATACAGTAACAGTGGCATTCTTTCTCAATAGAAGAAGGGCAAGGGGTTTTCCAACAATAATACTTCTTCCAACAACTACCGCCCTTTTTCCTGCAGGGTCTATTCCATAAGCCTCAAGCATCTTTATTACTCCAAAGGGCGTACAGGGAATAAAAGTCGGCTCATCAAGCAGGAGTTTCCCAAGACTGTGAGGACCGAAGCCATCGACATCCTTATTGGGTGCAATCCTGTACATAACCTCTTTCTCATCAAGATGTTTTGGCAGAGGAAGCTGAACGAGTATTCCGTGAACCTGCGAATCAGCATTAAGTTTATCAATTAGTTTGAGAAGTTCATCCCGGGATGTCTGCTCAGGAAGTTTATAACCGAAGCTCTTAATTCCTATCTCTTCACAGGTCTTTTCTTTTGAGGCAACATATTTCTTTGAAGCGGGATTTTCTCCTACTAGTACCACAGCAAGACCGGGTATGATACCCTTCGCTTTAAGCTCTGCTATCTCTTTTTTTAATCCTTCTCTGATATCCTGCGCTACTTTTTTTCCATCAATAATCTGAGCTGCCATTTTTGCCTCCCCGTAATTTAAAAAATATCAGTTACCGAAAGTAATCCTGTTACTACAAGTGAAATTTGAATATTTGATATAAAAGGTCATTTATTATTGCTTAAAAAAGCAGGACTTGTAAAGAGAAAAGGCATAAAAATAATTAATCAATTAATAAAACCTACAATCTTTTCTTTATAAGCTCAAGCATTTCTTCCCTTGTCGATTGTCTTGTTCTGAAAAGACCTCTAACTGCAGAAGTTACTGTCCTGGCACCTGGCTTTTTAATACCTCTCATGCTAAGGCACAGATGTTCTGCATCAATGACTACCATTGCTCCCTTTGGTCTGAGTCTTTCCATTAGCAGGTCTGCAAGCTGGCTCGTTAGCCGCTCCTGAACCTGAGGTCTTTTAGCAAGGATCTCCAGTGCCTTTGCAAGCTCACTCAGTCCAACTATCCTGCCAGCAGGGATATAGGCTATATGGGCAATTCCTATGAATGGAAGAAGATGGTGTTCACATATGGAGTAAAATGGAATATCCTTTAGAAGAACCATTTCGTCATGACTCTCTCCTTCCATTGGCTTTAAAATCTCCTCTGTGGATCCCTTGAGCCCTCCGAAAAGCTCCTCAGACATCTTTGCAACCCTCTTAGGAGTATCCCTAAGTCCAGGTCTTGAGGGATCCTCTCCTATACCCTCAAGTATGAGCCTTACACCTTCTTCAATCTTTTTTATGTCCACAGTATATTACCTCCCTGTCTGTTATAATCATATCTACTTTTCTGTCATGACCCTCAAGGCAGACGTCCTCCACAATCTGCTCATCATAGGCGATAGCAATTACTGGGATATCTTTTTTTAATCCCGCAAGGAGCTTATCATAGTAACCAGACCCATAGCCAATACGGCCACCGCTTCTGTCAAAGGCAACTCCGGGAACAATGATAATATCAGCCTCATTCAGGTCTCTCAATGGACAGCTATCATCAGGCTCCAGGATTCCGGCATAACCCTTTTTAAGCTGTCCGGGTGAGGTTATCTCCCTCACCTCAAGCTCCTTCTTTTCTATATTGACCCTGGGAAGAAAGACCCTTTTCCCGGCGATAAGACACTCTTGTATGAGCTCATGAGTATCTGGCTCTGACCTGAAAGAGGCATAAAGAAGAAGAATTCCTGCATTTTTAAATTCCTCAAGTTCCAGTAATCTCTTTTTGATAAGTATACTCTTTTCATACATTAAGGAGGATGGGAAGGAGTCTCTTTTTTTAATAATTGAGTTTCTTATATCTTCCTTTGAAAGAAATCTCATTATTCCCTGAGTCTGGAATCAAGAATCTCTTTTATTATTCTTATATCCTTTACAGCCTGAGGTGCATGCACATAGGGAGAAAGGCCCTTTATATCAGCTTCCATTATCTCATGATTGAAGCCTATAAATCCGAGTATCTCCATACCCTCTATGTTACTGGATATAAATTCCCTGTCAGCTTCATTCCTGACCTTGTTACCAACAACGAAAACCCTTTTTACGCCAAGACCCCTTGCAAGATCCCTGACGGTAATTGCAGTCTGGATACTCCTTGATCCAGGTTCAATTACAACTATAAAGGCATCAACTCCTTCAGCAGTGCCTCTTGTAAGGTGTTCGATTCCAGCCTCCATATCCACAATTACTACCTCATTTCTTTCTACAATGAGATGTTTTAATAATCTTCTTAAAAAGACATTCTCAGGACAGTAACATCCAGAGGAAGCCTCTTTTGATTTTCCAATCGTAAGAAGTATTATTCCATCAAGCCTGTATCCTATCTCATCAGGTATATCATCAACCTTTGGATTGAGCTTAAATACTCCACCCATCTGACCGGGTTTCGCTCCTGTCCTTTCTGCTATAAGGTCTGTAAGCTCAGCTATCGGTCTTATCTTCTGCGCCTCTTCTTTTGGAATTCCAAGTGCTCCAGCAAGATTGGCATCAGGATCTGCATCAACAGCAATAACCCTTTTACCTTCCTCTCTGTAAAGATAACAGAGAACAGAGCTTAAGGTTGTCTTACCAACTCCACCTTTTCCTGTAATAGCCACTTTCATCTCTTATTCAGAAGCCCTTTTACTACCTCAAGGAATTTTTCGATAATCCATAGGTCATCCTTGAGATGTTTTACAACCTCTCTGTCATCAACTTCATGATATAAATGAATAAGTACGTTCCTGAATCCTGCCATTGCCTTTAGCTTAACAGCTTATGCCTCATCTATAACTCCCACATCCTTCAGGATAAGAAAACAACCTCCATACTCGTCAGAAACCTTACCAGTAATTTTAGATAATATATGATGACTTATATCATTATAGCCTGAATAGCAACAATAAAATTATATTTTGCAGCATTAAGGACAGCTCTTCAGAATCTCTCTCTCCTCAAGTAGAGCATATTCTTTAAGGCTTGCAATGAGCTGAGTATCTCCTCAGAGAGCGCTTTTATCTTATCTGGATTTAATCTTTTATAATCCATTTTATCCTTCAAGACAGAAGGTCAAGTATAATCTCCCTTCTCTTTGGCAGAAGGTCAAAATATCTCTTCCATGTCTCCTCTAAGAATTCTTTTCTCACTTCATCATCCTTTGAAAATAAAAGTATGCCTTTTGTGGCATGATACCTGAAACCCCACGTGGCATGATTAAGTGCCCTTATATCAAGGGGCATTATCCTGGTATCCATCTCAGTACGTACAGATAGCTCAAGACAGTACTCAAGTTCTTCTTCAGGAACAATGGATTCATCAAGATAAAGGGCTATATCAATATCTCTGAAGGGAATATCCTCTTGAAAGGAGCCATGAATATAGGCAAAGATTCTCTCACCTCTGGGCTCAAGATAACTTCGCAGTCTGGAGCTTATCTCTGCTTTATCTCTCATAAACTATTTTAACACATATGAAAAGCCTTCCATAGATTCTTTACAACTGTCGGACTTTGGCATTGCTGCACTCAAGTGAGGCAGTTCTATGCTTTTACTGTCTGAAAATTAGGAAGGTAATTTTCACTTGACAGGCCTTGCGCGATATGGTAAGTTTTTGCAATGTTATCCGGAATTAAAAAAGTAAAGGTGAGTCCTTTGCATCTAAGTCTTTTTTTGTTGATATTAATTGTCTCCATACCTAGCCTGTCCTACAGCGCACCTTATGGTAAGGGAGAGCTTGTAACAGAATTTGGTGCAGAGATTTCCTATATCTCTGGCTATACCCTCTATCATATAAGTTATTATGAAGGTCTGTCAGGTGCTGAGAGTGAGCTAGAATTTCCCCTGAAGACCTATATGCTGGGACTTCAGGCAGCAATCCTCTACAGAGAGAAGGAGCAGGATAGGTTTAAACTTAATTTTGAGCTTCTTAAGAATCTTGATAATGGCTCTGGAAAACTCAAGGACTCGGACTGGCTTACAGAT
This DNA window, taken from Thermodesulfovibrionales bacterium, encodes the following:
- a CDS encoding carbon monoxide dehydrogenase accessory protein CooC, which encodes MAITGKGGVGKTTLSSVLCYLYREEGKRVIAVDADPDANLAGALGIPKEEAQKIRPIAELTDLIAERTGAKPGQMGGVFKLNPKVDDIPDEIGYRLDGIILLTIGKSKEASSGCYCPENVFLRRLLKHLIVERNEVVIVDMEAGIEHLTRGTAEGVDAFIVVIEPGSRSIQTAITVRDLARGLGVKRVFVVGNKVRNEADREFISSNIEGMEILGFIGFNHEIMEADIKGLSPYVHAPQAVKDIRIIKEILDSRLRE
- a CDS encoding DUF86 domain-containing protein, which codes for MAGFRNVLIHLYHEVDDREVVKHLKDDLWIIEKFLEVVKGLLNKR
- a CDS encoding nucleotidyltransferase domain-containing protein — encoded protein: MRDKAEISSRLRSYLEPRGERIFAYIHGSFQEDIPFRDIDIALYLDESIVPEEELEYCLELSVRTEMDTRIMPLDIRALNHATWGFRYHATKGILLFSKDDEVRKEFLEETWKRYFDLLPKRREIILDLLS